The Plutella xylostella chromosome 11, ilPluXylo3.1, whole genome shotgun sequence genome contains the following window.
taggtacctattcgcATTTAAATTCAAGAAATTCATTGAGGCTGTAGGGACTTATCAccaataaaaattgttttactCTATTTAAGAATTTATTGCCTTTTAGCATTTTGATGTCAACTGGCAGTTTGTTAAATACTTTGATGGCAGCCATTTTTGTTGTACGGTCATAAGATTTCGTTCTACTTTTAGGTATTTCTAAGTTATACTTATATCTTTCATTAAGTCTGCTGCTTTCACCTTCAGGTCTTAAGGGAAACTTGCCTGGGTACCGCATTATTATTTTGCACAACTCAATAACATAGAGAGCTGTTAATGTGTGAATTTTCAGATTTTTAAATGAGAATttatgactgacaagcggCACATATTCAGAGATGTCCCAGTgaacaataggtttaaaactgggagtgatcaccgacttctccgaggcactttgaatatcAACTTCAAGCTGAAGAGGAGATGTCTGGTGAAGTCGACCCTACGTCCCACACTGCACCAAATTGGAGCTGTCAACACCCGCTTCTAAAGAGAACTacagttcttcagaagggttcGGTCACCCTTCTATATCTATCTTCTAtaactatagaccgatctcgcctttaagccatgtatacaagctgttctcaagggttatcatGAATggtcttgcccaaaagttagacgagtttcaACACCCGGAGCAGGCTGGGTTTcaaaaaggctttagtacaatataccacatccacacagtaaggtagattatacagaagaccgaagagtataatcagcctctgtatctagtctttgtggactatgaaaaaacCTTCGACTACATCGAGACCTaagcagttttggaatccttgcagagatgccaaatcgactggcgctatatcgaggtgttgaggtgtctgtacaatgccgctactatgactgtccaagtacaggaccacaagacaagacctatccaactgaaacgtggagtgagacagggggatgtgatatctccgaaactgttcaccaattcactggatgtctttaagacgttggactggaaaggacatggcatatgtataaatggcgagtacatgtcacacctccgcttcgcggacgataTCGTTAtaatggcagaatctctgcaggaacttagctggatgctaagtgtcctaaatgctgcttcccgatgtgtaggcctcggtatgaacttggacaagacgaaagtcatgtacaatgatCACAtgaaaccggagccggtcgtcgttggtgaggcaacaatcgaagttgtgcatgaatatgtctacctcgggcagactattcggctaggcagaagcaacttggacaaggaggctgcaaggcgcatccaactgggttgggctgcattcgggaaacttcgttacatattctcctcgtccattcctcagagcctgaagactagCTAGCTAGAAgctagtgatgacgtatggtgctgAGATGTGGaaactgacggtaggactggtccaccgatttaaagtagctcagcgtgctatggctctccatagaaaccccaagcataactCTCTAGTTaagcttggggtttctctgatggatcgtatcagaaattaggttatccgtcagaggactaaggttaccaacatagctgtcaaaatatgcaaccgcagcgtgggacgccctcctgcccgctggactgacgaccttaggcgggtagccggtagtagttggatgaggaaggccgagaaccgagtgttgtggcgctccttggtagaggcctatgtccattggatgattattggctgatgatgatgatgagagaaTTAACCATAATAGACATTGAATGCATAAAGTTAGCATTATTAATGGTGTTTCATACTCAATACTAATTTCTTTGTAtcaaaactaatttcgttggcgcagaatgccaaagaaatccaaagaaattattgccaacgaaattagaaatcatcacttaaaaattattttaacagaAAGCTGATGTACAATTGGAACCTCTTATTGACACGTGCATACTGTTTGAATAGACATACGtggacaaaaatatgtatgcaacaaaaacaaataatagccTGACCAAAACCAGTTATGgcgcaaaaaaaaatttttttcgTCATACTCCGTAAACTTACCCTCCTCTGCTCCTGGTCGAAGATAGTGGGGGACTGAAGGGTGAAGGACGCATGGTGATTATGTCCGGTGATTGTTTAAACGCAGAGTAGGAAGACGGTATCGTTACgccaaagaagttagttttttttctcggacaaaattgaatgcgttatatttttgaaaacttaaCCTAAGAGTGAATAGAAACCTAATTTACAGTTACCACAAGTATCTGTTATAATGATAACATATAAATCATAAgcttatttaactttaaaaagtgaGTTTTTCttgacctaaaaataaaatcaagtgAAGGACGCGCCAAAGAACTTATGATattgagttttaaaaaatcattgtcgctttctttataaatttatgcattacattactaatgtataaaaacggtcacaagatacattattcaaaaaaaaatacatcctggtataaaactatcaatttcatgtattttatggcTTGGACATACCTAAATCGCGTCATTTGAGAATCACCCAGAACcattatttagcgactttgttggtttgtcgtcgacacgataagaagaagattaTAGCACTCACACTTCTCTCTAATATTTCCCTGCATATATTCATCAGAGAACTCATTCTATCCACAAATACATCACATTCTGGTGCTTCGGCGAGCAGGGAGCCGAGCGAGACGGCCGCGAAAATATGGTCGATGCggttttcatacattttgatatgtacatgtacagtcagctgcataagtagctacacACTACTTTTTTGTACCGTATCAAACTACCTACTAAACAAAACGACAATGGTTGAATGAATAAACAGGAAGTTgttgagtttgacaaggttcaaaagtgtTACTAcgtatgcagctgactgtacttctAATCCAGTGGCTGACATATCCCTATCTTAACAAAATTGAATGAAACTAACACTAATCTGGCTAACATTTTCACAGCAGTGACAAACCACAGACCGACTCTAGCGTTGTAAACTAAAAAGTAGAATATTTACTCTTTCTTCATTCATATCACACCCtaaacacattaattatatcTATCCCAACTAAACTTTATTGTACCTTACAGAATCCTTTACAACGCCGGAAGTACCAAAGAgatatgaaaacgaaaatcaACTACACAATTTAACGGTCTACAGTAGGGATCATCCTACCGAGTGCTCCACTCAAGACCTCGCTGTGAAACCTGACCACCTGTGTACTGACATGGATGACACAATAACTGTCAAGGGCAACATTTTGACTGAATTTCATGAaattgaaactgaaatcaagaAAATCAAATGAATTGCCATTTTACAGAAACAGAATTATACTCGGCAAGATACATGTAGATGAGTCTGATGAAGAACGAGAAATTGATGCACCAGGAGACTGTAATAATGTTGTAAACatcaaaacaaacaatgatCAAGATTTGGCAGGCTCAATATACACTGATGTAAATAGAAGCATGAGGATAACTAAACAGTATTATGAAATGGAAAAATGTTTGCGAgcgaaaattattttaacgaACTGTTATACAACTCTATTGAACAATAACTGttactgtgctcagtgtgcAGTGTTGTTCCCCACCACTGAAGCGTATAGTGAACATTACACGAGCACACACACCGAGACCACTAACTCAACTAAAGCCTCGGCTTCTCCTGTGACACATAGAAAAAGAAATAACCCACGTGAAAAGGTATTTGTGTGTGACACCTGCAAGAAAACATGCGACAGAAAAAGTATATTAATACAGCACATGTTAGTTCACACTGGAGAAAGGCCATTtgagtgtgacatttgcaagaAAACCTTCAATCAGCGAAGTGCTATGAAAACACACAAGTTAATACACACTAGTGAAAAGCCATTCGAGTGTGCCATTTGCACGAAAACATTTAGACAAAGAAGTCATTTGAAGAGCCACAACTTACTTCACACTGAAGAAAAACCattccagtgtgacatttgcaagaaaacatttaaccaaataaaaaatttaaagacACACAAGTTActtcacactggcgaaaagccatACAAGTGTGGTGATTGCAAAAAATCGTTTAGTCAGCTTTGGAATTTGAAAAAGCACAAATTGATCCACACGGGAGAAAAGCCGttccagtgtgacatttgcatgAAATCTTTTATCCAAAGATATACTCTTAACAGGCACATGTTACATCACACTGGATCAAAACCATTCCAGTGTGAAACTTGCAGGAAAAAGTTTAAATGTGTATCTGCTTTAAAACGACACAAGTTGAttcactctggcgaaaagccattcCAGTGTGAAATTTGCACGAAATCATTTAACCATAGAGATAATCTTAAGAGCCACAGATTAAttcactctggcgaaaagccattcCAGTGTGAGATTTGCAAGAAAACCTACAGACACCTTAGTACTATGAAAGCGCACAAGTTAATTCACACTGAAGAAAAGCCATTCCAGTGTGATATTTGCACGAAATCATTTAAGAATAGAAATAATCTTAACAGACACAAGTTAGTTCATTctggcgaaaagccattcCAGTGTGAAATTTGcacaaaaacattttaccAAAGATGTAATTTGAAGAGGCACATGTTACTTCACACTGCAGCACAGCCATATGATTCTGATGCGTCAGATAAAATGTGAGAGAGTTCATGCCAGGATGTTAAAAAGTGTGTTGTTCACTTTTAACTATTGCAAGCCAGCGAAGTGATTGCACTTTTCACTAATTTAACTACTTGATCTCGTGGTCTAATCGTTAAGGTATTCGGCTTTCAATATGGAGGTTGAGGGTTCGAGTCTCTGGGAGGagaaacttttaaatattattttagtttttctttgtTAATCATTATGGGTAGGTTATTTTAGACAATCTTTATCAATATGAgcaggaaataaaataaaaaatatgagtataagaaaaaaaaactttatttcactatacaagtaaaaattattagggcggattcggccaaacatcacgttacacgagaataactataccggaattaaaattatacgcgagtaaatatctagaataagtacatttgcattctaccaagttataccatgattaaattgaatgaacgaggaacgaaactgtaatgcaactaaaataaaaatagctgcgtttcaaagcatgcaatagaaatgacatgccaacttagtttgaatggattataaaagtatgaaattgtttatgttttaatattttattcgctgttgttattctgagactttgccttttaacgtacttttgtttatgttttgacagatgtgtttatatgtcattatgacggttttctaatcagctgatgtgctgccgccattacaaaattactctcggataagctcgttacacggtcaattttggcggtataacattttattcttgggataagctagttatcttggtttcaggtttggtagaatgcaaaatcctgcttactcgcgagtaactggtactttactcgagagtaaaatttactcgacgttggccgaatccgcccttagtCTGTATGcagaattattataaacaaaagtaaacaaattcaGAAATTGTAGAATTACAACAATGAGAACCAACATGTTACTAAAGAAGAATGGCGtaacctgacccgctttgcgtaagttagcagccactaaccaaacctattttaagttattgataaaaatgtctactatcagggaaaaatatttaaaaaaatctaaaccatggggttcttgagatattagggttcaaaagtaaattaattaattttttttttcgttaaataagtttttgatgaATAGTACACGCACAAacaagttttataatctaaatcatgagattcccaatacatagtgcatcacaaaatgtattacatgattttatttctgcaaataatatcaagattatttttgcacatttcacactcggaaacctatttttataaagagatcaatttcaaaaattatttcattctattcaagttcccgttatcccgaagtaacatagaatactttttatccaggaattcccacgggaacacatttaaaaactatttttagctcaagggtaacatctagtacagtagaaagacttgatctttcggcacttatatcttcgttctcccatgcctcaaaataataaaattaataccagtatatactgtagtcacggactatacatcagtgtatgtttcaccaatggccgctctgggtcatggcgctATAGGCGCCATTCTCCTTTCACAATTTATATCTCTTGTTGTTttctacaattaaattaagtattgtGGTATATGTATTGGTAAATTATATAACCTTATTGCATTACTATAATAAATGAGTGTTTATTCAGCATTCGGTTGTATCACTCATCTCATCCTCACGCCGTTCCCTCCATGGCGACCGTGCCAGTGACGCGTCGCGCGCCATATTTGGCAGGTCGGGCGACGCTACGTGATTCTTCGTGTTAAATTCATCATGGACTGTACTTTtccattataaaaaataattaaaaatgtgcAACAGCAAGCTTCCATCCCGGCCGGAACGAGCAGAATTAGAAACAGGGGATATTATTAACcagtagacgaccgaatggcgtagtggttagtgaccctgactactgagccgatggtcccgggttcgattcccggctggggcagatatttgtttaaccTTTAACTGCCGACGTGGTCTAAACGCACCACTAACAACGAGGTTACGTCTGGGAGACGTAGATATTtgaaaaatcatttaaaaataaagtattcgttttatttaatttataaccaCCCATAAAAATACTATAGTTAAATGGCTTATAATATACGgatagtaaataaaacaattacttaatttaacaagAAATCAGCCTGCATTGATGAGACCCCAAGTTTTATTTGAACATTTTTAGGAACTTT
Protein-coding sequences here:
- the LOC125489147 gene encoding zinc finger protein 85-like: MRITKQYYEMEKCLRAKIILTNCYTTLLNNNCYCAQCAVLFPTTEAYSEHYTSTHTETTNSTKASASPVTHRKRNNPREKVFVCDTCKKTCDRKSILIQHMLVHTGERPFECDICKKTFNQRSAMKTHKLIHTSEKPFECAICTKTFRQRSHLKSHNLLHTEEKPFQCDICKKTFNQIKNLKTHKLLHTGEKPYKCGDCKKSFSQLWNLKKHKLIHTGEKPFQCDICMKSFIQRYTLNRHMLHHTGSKPFQCETCRKKFKCVSALKRHKLIHSGEKPFQCEICTKSFNHRDNLKSHRLIHSGEKPFQCEICKKTYRHLSTMKAHKLIHTEEKPFQCDICTKSFKNRNNLNRHKLVHSGEKPFQCEICTKTFYQRCNLKRHMLLHTAAQPYDSDASDKM